In Flavobacterium sp. GSB-24, the genomic window AGATAATTCAGTGCATTTTTTCTAAAAAAATCGTCTCTGTTTTCTTCTGAAAAACCAATTTCATTAAATAACTTGATATAATTAGAAATATAAACTTGGTTTACGCCCTCCTGGAACAACATATGCCAATCACTTCCATAAATTATTTTTTTAGAAAAAATAGGCTCACTTCTAAAAAGATTTAGAAGTCTTACTCTAAGATTAGAATATTCACCTACATGGGTAAGCTCATCTAAGTATGCTACATCGCAATACACATTTTTATATACTACACATAATTTGAATACAATTTTTGCATACGAAGAATTCCAATTCGTTTGGTTCGCATCATTTCCAATTAATAAATCAGTAATTTGAGATTCTAAAATTTCATCTTGTGGGGAAACATTAGAAAACCAACCTTCACCACCACCTGCATGTGCAAGACAAAGACGAAGTTCTGGATATTTTTTTAAAGTTTTTAGCCAGTACATTGGACTTGAATTATAACCGCTGTGTTTTGTTGGTTGAGATTCAAAACCTTCTTTATTGCAGTGAGCAAAAAGAGGTATGCTCTTACTTATACAATATTGAAAAAGATCTTCAATACGCTCTTTATACTGTGGATCATCGTATGAACGATATCCCATTGGAGGATAGAATTTAATTCCTTTAAATCCTTTGTTTTCAATGGCATTTTTAATTATTTCAATACAATCCTTTTTACTAGGATCAAAGGCAACGAAACCAAAAATCTTATTGTTATATTTTTTATTTAGGTTATACATGTTTTGAATTTGCTCTTCTGCAAAATCAAAATAAGAGTTGTATTTTTTAGCTAATAAATTATCATTAAAAAAGTTATCTACATCCATCATATGATGGATGTATAAATCTACCTCTTTTTCATCTTTTGTAACCAAGTAATTAAGGATTTCTTCTTCGCTTCTTTGCATAAAACGGAACCATTTAAAATAATTCGCAAGTTGTTTTACTTTAGTACAAAGCCATTCGATTAGTCGCTCAAATAAATTGCGTAATTTTTGAAAGATATTTTGATTTTGCTCCAGTAGGAAAGAACTGGTCATTGTAAAATCTATAATTTCATCTTCAGCTAAAAAATTATCAAGTATTGCTTCAGTTTGAAATTCTTGCAATCCAGTGATAATTTCGGGTTCTAAAAATTGCTCATCCGGAATTACATTTACAATTTCTTTCTTAATCTGGTAAAAATCTCTTTCTAAAAAATTTATCTCCAGATTTTTATTGAAGGTAAAAAAATCGTGATTGCTATCTTGTTTTTTTAAAATGTCAAAATTTTCATTGGAATTATCGAACATACTATCGGTATGACTTATCAATAAACGTTCTATAGCAATTGCGATATTATGTGTAATATAGGGTTCGGCATATCTTTTTAAAATTCCAGCAACTGGAAGATATTTTAAATTAAATAAGTGAGTGTGAATATCTATTTTTCTTACCATGGCCACAAAGTATTATATGAAAGTTCTTAATTTTTTTTACTCGTTAAAAGATGCCAAATACTAAACAAAACTGTTAGCTTTAATTTGGTAATAGTTATAGAAAGTAGATTTTTACATTTTAGCTGCGACTGTATTTTCGTAACGTACGGTCTGTATTTTCATAATTTTCGTCTAATGCACCATTTGGAAAATAAATATAGGATGGTCTAATTTCTGTGCTACCCACTCTGGAATTAAGGGAACAGAATTTTTCTTCCTGAGAATTTACCCATTCTTCTTTTGTTAACGGACTTTCTGCTATTGATGGATCAATAACATATTCTTTGATTTGATCATTTTCTTGGACCTTAACTAGCGGAGCAACATGATACCACCAATATATACAAGTTAATCCATCTTTGACAGCTAGTTTATAAACAGCATCATTATTCCTGGGTGTAACGGAATCGTATGAAAATATTTTCTCTGAATTATAACCATAAATTTCTTCTATAATATATCTCATTTTATGTGCCCTTGCATAACAGCCATCTTTTTTATAATGAAAAGGAATACAGGGGGATATAGATTGTTGAGTACTTTTACATGATTGTAATACAATAAAATTAAAAATATCGTTAAGCTTATCATGATTTTCGATCGAATGTTTTAAATCTTTTTTTACCTGAGGAAGGAAACGATTGTCTTTATAATAGCTTAGAGATGTAAGCTGCATAGGGGCCTTATTTACTTCAACTATTTCTTCTGTATTAATTTGATATACAATTTCCAGTTTTAAAGCATTTTGATGCGCTAATTCTAATAAATTTATTTTTTCTGCAAAGTCCTTAGAGGATTTAGCTAATTTAAAGTGAGTAGGGTTCTCAAAAAAGGCAATGTTGATAAAATTGTTATTCTCATTAAGTGATGCTATACTATAAAGCTCAGTATTATAATCTTTTCCATTAATAGTAATGAGATTTGAGTCATTATTATTAAGATTTTTATAAGTTCTTGAATTATCAGCCCTAGAGTCTGTGTCTGCAGTATTTAGTCTTGTGAAATCGTCACTATTGACCTTGGTTTCTACTAGTATTAAACTTTTTTCATCGACGAGTGATTCTCCGCAAAAGTATTTTCTTACTGCTTTTTGAATTGCATATGGGGCGGTATCCTGATTTTTCTCAGGTTTATCATTATCATGGGTAAAATCAATGTCTTTAGTGTGGTGACTTAAGGCATGAACACATTCGTGCACTAAAACTGCAGCATAAGTACAACCTGACCTGTTAGTGTTTGTATTTACAAATATCTGATTTGGATACGTTTTAGAATAAGCACCTCCAACGGAAGATGGTCTTTCATAGTGTGTTAAGGTAAGAACAAGATTAGACTCTTCAAATAACTTTGCAATTTTAGAAGGTTCCAGATCTGCTGGAATAGTTTCTCTAAAGGATTTTGTTCTAGAAGCTATTAACTGGAAAAATTCTGGAGAAGAAAGTATTTGGTTTGCCATTTTACACGCCTCACTAAATATCTGAAGTCCATCATTGTAAATTAGTTGTATAGCCATTTTATATATTTTTAGGTTTATTAAACCGAATGAGATTTATTCTTTATCTAAGAATAAACTTTCCTTATCAATTGATAGTAGTCTAAAATTATCTGAATTTCCTGTTTGTCTGTAAAATTTAGTATTTGCCGAGAGCCAGCTGGCTTTTACGTTAGCATCAGCCTGTGCTTGCTTATGTTTAGTATAAGCGCAGTCAGTAAGAACAATACCTCTTACAATTGCCCAGTCTTTTAAATTGGAATTAGGAATTGCTTTGATCTCATTTTTTAAATTTTCTAATTTTTTTGAATCGAATTTTTCTAGATTTATATAGTTAGTCTCGGTATATGATATTTTCATCATTTCATCAGATTCAATATTAATTCCACCTACTACAAAATCAGCATTAAATCTAGTTGAAGAAGTGAATGTTTGTTCATAGAAGTTTATAGGTTTTGCAATGCTAGTGAGTTCAGGTAATTCATTTTCTATTCGAACGTTATAAGTAACGGGAAATACTTCAAATTCACCATTAGGATAAAGCCTAATTAGTGATCCAATTAAAGCTGCTGGATTGTATTTAAGTGCATCGGCATTTTCAGTGACGTACATTTTATTGCTTATCCAAGTTGGAAGTACAGTTGCGTCAGCTGCTGTCGGGCTCTTGACTTCGGAAAGTTTGATTTTTTTTCCTGTTAAACTTTTCGTAGTGTAGGAATCTTTTATTCTGTTTAAAATATCTGCTGGAACTTTCTTTGTATCGTCACAAGCAATTATTAAAAAAACTAAAGTAAGTAATAGTATTGTTTTTTTCATTCTAAAAAAATTGAATTAATATTTTTTTTAATCTACCATTCTTATTAGATCATAACGGTTTTATTTATTCGCATGTTCGATCTATAATTTTAAAAAGTGAATTTATAAAATTTTTAAATTTAAATTTTAGGTATAAATACCTGTTTTTTAATAATTTATAAATTATCTTTGATAAAGGGAGTAATTCAAGGATTATTTTTTAGATTGGTTTAATAAGGTTGTTGTGTTAAAATCATTTTTTTGAATCAGAGTATTATTAACGGATAATGACCTTGAAATCTATTTGGATTATTTAACTTCTTTAGGAGTAACTTTTTGCACTAAGTGCTGTAAGTAAGGATCATTTTTTATCCGTTCCAACTCACCTTCAATAATCAGAACAATATCCCTTTTTATCTGTTTGTAATTAGCATCTATTTCTTGTTTCATATTGTCTTGGCCGTTATTGTCTTTAAAGCATAAAATCTCGGGAATTCTCTGATAGGCTTTTGTTTCGGCTGCTACTTTTTCATTATCCACCACGATTTCTGCGTGGAATATTTTCTGCTCGATACGCTGATCAAAATTGTCCGATACGGCGCCTACAAAAACACCCTGGGTCAATGTAGAAATTTTAGATCCAGGGATAAGACTGTCCAATTGTGTGGAAATGGAAGTAGAGGTATCATTACGGTTGATGGATAAACTCTGTCTTTTCTGCAGTACTTTTCCAAAACGTTCTGAGAGGTTTTTGGCAGTTTCGCCAACAACCTGACCGCTGAAAATGTTACCTACCGTATTTTGAATTACCTTACTTTCTTTGTCCCCATAATCACGGGTCAATTGCGAATAATCCTGAAATCCCAAACATACTGCCACCTTATTGCTCCTTGCAGTTGCAATAAGGTTATCGAGGCCCCTAAAGTAAATTGTGGGAAGCTCATCTATAATAACAGAACTCTTTAACTGACCTTTTTTATTGATGAGTTTTACTATACGGGAATTATATAGGCCGAGTGCTGCAGAATAAATATTCTGACGATCCGGATTATTGCCGACACAGAGTATCTTAGGTTCTTTGGGATTGTTGATGTCCAATGAAAAATCATCTCCGGTCATTACCCAATAGAGGCTAGGGGAGATCATACGCGATAATGGTATTTTTGCTGATGCAATCTGTCCCTGCAACTGATCCTGGGCCCCGCTTTGCCAGGCATCCATAAAAGGGGATAAGTAGTTTTCCAGTTCGGGATAGGAGGTGAGAATGGTAAATACATCTGCGTACTTTTTATTGAGTAATTCAATGGCGTGGGGAAATGTACAATACCTGCCATTATCATAAATCTTCAAAAACCATATGATAGCCGCCAGGAGAATAATCGGACTTTCAACAAAAAAATCCCCCTGCTTCTGTATCCAGCTTCGGTTCAGGTTCAGCATAATGGTATAAGCCGCTTCATAGGCATCGGAAATATCGCTCATGAAATCCGGATTTAGAGGATTGCAGCGATGGCTTTTTCTGGGGTTGTCAAAGTTGATGACATAGAATTTTGGTTTAACTTCATATTTATCGTGATGCTTTAATAAATGGTTATAGGCAATGGTAGATAGGTCATCAAACTTAAAATCGTAGATATACATCGAAAATCCTTTTTCAATCTGCTGCTTAATGTAATTATTGATAATGGCGTATGATTTACCTGATCCCGGAGTACCCAATACAATTGTGGCCCGAAATGGATTGACAATATTGATCCAGCCATAGTTCCATTTATTTTTATAATAAAATCTGGTAGGAAGATTAACGGAGTATTCATTTTCCATGAGTTTGGTTTCCTGCTGGAAGCTCTCGTTCTCATTGTTAAATACATCCTGCATCAGGTTGGTACGAAGTAACCGGCTGGTCCATAAACCGGCCATCATCAGAGAGATGTAACCCAGTCCCATAGTAAGGATATAAAAAAAGGCAGACTTATCCAATGATGTATTTAATAAAAAGGTATTCATAAAAAAAAGGACCAATCCAATACCTAAAGCCAAGTATATCTTATTTCGGCTTATTTTTGCGTTCTTTACACCTTTGGTACCCAAACAGCTTAATCCAAGTAATAGAATAGCAAATACCTTAGTGTAAAGCGTATTTGAAAAAATAGCTGCTGTGCGTTGGAAATTCCCCAATATCCTATTGATAAGCTCCAATGTCCATCCTCTATCAAGAAAAAAACTGTAACAGTACCAATAAACATGTGCCAGTACAAGCAGGATGCTAACAGCTCTCATAAACGCCATAATTTTGGCAAGTCCTCTTAAATCATCTTCTCCTTGCATTGTACTGAATTAAATACAGAAGTGAAGTTATATGGGAGTAGAAGATCAATAGTAAGGACGGTCTTGTATGTCAGCAGATGACGTTATTTGTCTGATAAGAACTTAAATACATTCCAATTATTTGCATAACTCCAATACTAGTGGTAATTTGGGATAATTAATTTCTAAAAAACAGCAGATGATTCCAAGAATGCCTTTATCTCAATTTCCTGTTAGTACAAATCAAGAAATTGAAATTGAAAACGCTTACATATGGATTAGAAAGTTTATTTCAGAAGAGGACTGGAATGGGAGAAAGAAAAAAATTGAAGATCATTTGAGCGGTATAATTAAAACTTCAGGGTTTTCTTCAGAACAAATAAATGAAGGTACTTTAGTTGCCATACAAAAAGACCAAATAGGTTGGTACTTATACCTTGTTCATACTTATTTATATGAACCCCATAAATATGAATTTTATCAGGGAGCCAGGGTAATTCCCATATTTCATCGCTTGGGCACTGATCTTGATTTGCTAAAAAATATTGAAGGCATTAATAAAAAAATGCGTGATTTAGTCAGGAAAAGACCTTCGGAAGCAGATGCAATTTTATTTGAAATATTAACTGCACTTTTATGGACAAGAAATGGATGGACGGTAAAGATAATTGCAGAAGGAAAATCGGGTAAAACTCCTGATTTTTTAGTTTCCAAAGGTATGGAGCAATGGCAGATTGAATGCAAAAGACAAATGAAGACATCCGATTACACTTATAAAGAAACAAATAAAAGACAGATTCTTATTTCTCAAATAAGTAAAATATTGCTTCATTATAATGTATTATTGGATATTACTTTTCATGTTGAATTAATATCACTCCCAGACACTTACTTGTATGATATTCTTAAAGATATAATTCCCAAGAATAAGATATCAGGAAGGATAATTTCAAATGAAAAAGTAGATATAGATTTTTCATTTGTTGATATTTCAGCCTTTCAAAGGCATGTTAAGGAATTTTTTGTGAAAAATAACTCTCCCCAGCATTTCGAGCTTATAGCCAGTAAACCTATAGATCATTCAAGTTTCACATCTGGTTTTATTGGGAACTTTTTTTATGTAGGGGAAGATAACGCGAACAACCTATATATATCAGATATTAGGAATGCTTACGGAGTACATTGTTATTGTGATGCCAGTGAAGCTATATTTGCGAAAGCCAGAGACGTCCGAAATCAAATAAATGATGCCATAAACCAATTCAGCTCAGATACCAATTCAATTATACATATCGGAATGGAAACCTTCGACGGACCGGAAGTTGAGAGGGCAAGATTGGAAAAGATAATCACTACAATGGAAAATATAAATATAAGTAAAGATCAAAACAGGCTCTGCTGGATTTATTATCATTATTTTCAATCATATTCAAGATCTTATCAGAACTGGTTCTTTGATGAAACTGTAAGTACAGCCACATCATTTATTAATCCGGTTCCATTATTAAAAAAAACATTTCTAGTTATTCCAGAAGATGAGCTTTCAATCAAAGATGCCTCTCATTGGGAAAGGGATTTGCCTTAATTACTGTTTTAAAATAAGAAAAAATATACTGCTATAAGTGCTATTTGTTCTTTCGTTTGCTCTTTTTTTTCAACTTATTGGCAAAATCCTGTTCCCCATAATCTTCGCCTTGTTCTTTGGGAAGCAAACCGCCTAATGCTTCAATCAAACCGTCTTCGTGTTTTTCATCATTTAAGAAGTCGAAGTAAGGATGTGGTTCTTCCGCAGGAAGATCTGCATCATTTGATGTAGATATTTTCGGTTGTAATTCTACTGGTACATTAATCTTCGGCTTGATGTTATTGTTCCAATAATCATTAAAGATATTGGCAGAAAGTTCCTTGCTCAAACGTGAACCGTTCCAAACGGTTTTAGAATTGTGGTCTATAAAAGTCATTCCATAAATGCGCCCTGTATCATTCCTCCTTACCACTACATTAATCCCCTGCTGGGCTAAATATTTTTTAAAAGCCAGCTCATCAGTAGTTGATTTTAAAGCTATGGTAACGGCTGATTGCAATATCTTTTGGGTTGGGAGGTCTTTCAAATCTGTTTTGCATTTTGCAAAATGCAATTCCAAAGCCGGAAGCCCTGCATCTTTACCAAACAATGAAGCCTTGAACGGATGCCCGGCTCTTTCACTTTTCTCGTTTAAAGGAATGTATAATAGACCATGCCGTAACTGCCCTTGTAATTCGCCCTCTACTTTTTCAGTCGCAATGTTAAACAGGGAAAGCAAGGCATTGTACTCGCCCAAAGTCTGAAACTTGTAATAATTCGGGAAGTGTCTAACTACTGAAGCAATTTGACTTTTCACATCTCCGGCTTTGTAATTTACAGGACGGAAAATTTTATTATTCTCCCGATGCTCCTTATCTGTTGCGGCTATCAATCCGTATTTTCTTTCCAGCTCACGGCACACATTCATAGACCGCATTTTCTCGAACTTGTCCGAAATCTTTTTGCCCTGCTCGTCCACACAAACCGATACAATATGAATATGGCTGCGGTCAATATCGGTATGTTTAAATACTACAAAAGGTTGCTGGCCATAACCCATTTCCCGCATATACTGTTCTGCCATTTCCCGGAATTTTTCATCGCTTACCTTGTCATCCGGGTGAGGATTGAGCGAAATATGCAGCGTATGTTTTTCGGTATTACGGTTGGCTATTAGGTAAGGCGCAAAAGACTGGGTTAATTGTGCTACGGAATAATACCCGTCAGCGTTTTCAATTATCTTATTGGTAAAAATAATTTGTCCGTTTTCGTTTTCAACCTTGAGCTGATTGTACGTCAATGCTCCATATAAATTGCTTCCTCTTCCAATCTTTGCGATCATTTTTTGAGATATTTTGCTTCAAATTCGTGACTTAACTCAATGATTTTTTGACATAAAGAAGCCATTTCGGCTGTCTGCTTTTCCAATTTATACAGATATGCAGCTGCTTTTTTCTCTGAAAAATGGCGATAAAGCAGCTTTACAATCTGGTTGTAATTCACTCCAACCAAGCGGAACTGGCTATAAAAAGTAGTCAGGCGCATATAAAAATCAATAGCTCCCTTATCGATCTTAACGGTTTTTATCTCCTTTCCAAACAATTGAGAAATGATAAACTTTGCTTTATTGGTCATTTGAGATGCTTCAAAAAGGGATAGTAGTTTTGCATTTTCCTGCTCGTTCAGGCGAAATACATGGCGGTAAATACTAGGATCATTTTTTGGTGTCCGGCCGCCTTTGTTTCGTTTTTTGTTATTGTTCTCGCTCATCATACATCCAATTTTAACTTCTTGAAAACCCTGACTTCGGAAGGTGTTTTTCAGCTCCCGGCAGGGCAAGTTGTTTTGAGGCACTAATCGAATTTCGAGTGCCTCAAAACACAACTTGCCGTGTTCTGGCGAACACTAAAATCCGCCCTGCG contains:
- a CDS encoding amidohydrolase family protein, giving the protein MVRKIDIHTHLFNLKYLPVAGILKRYAEPYITHNIAIAIERLLISHTDSMFDNSNENFDILKKQDSNHDFFTFNKNLEINFLERDFYQIKKEIVNVIPDEQFLEPEIITGLQEFQTEAILDNFLAEDEIIDFTMTSSFLLEQNQNIFQKLRNLFERLIEWLCTKVKQLANYFKWFRFMQRSEEEILNYLVTKDEKEVDLYIHHMMDVDNFFNDNLLAKKYNSYFDFAEEQIQNMYNLNKKYNNKIFGFVAFDPSKKDCIEIIKNAIENKGFKGIKFYPPMGYRSYDDPQYKERIEDLFQYCISKSIPLFAHCNKEGFESQPTKHSGYNSSPMYWLKTLKKYPELRLCLAHAGGGEGWFSNVSPQDEILESQITDLLIGNDANQTNWNSSYAKIVFKLCVVYKNVYCDVAYLDELTHVGEYSNLRVRLLNLFRSEPIFSKKIIYGSDWHMLFQEGVNQVYISNYIKLFNEIGFSEENRDDFFRKNALNYLNLLV
- a CDS encoding protein-glutamine glutaminase family protein; this translates as MAIQLIYNDGLQIFSEACKMANQILSSPEFFQLIASRTKSFRETIPADLEPSKIAKLFEESNLVLTLTHYERPSSVGGAYSKTYPNQIFVNTNTNRSGCTYAAVLVHECVHALSHHTKDIDFTHDNDKPEKNQDTAPYAIQKAVRKYFCGESLVDEKSLILVETKVNSDDFTRLNTADTDSRADNSRTYKNLNNNDSNLITINGKDYNTELYSIASLNENNNFINIAFFENPTHFKLAKSSKDFAEKINLLELAHQNALKLEIVYQINTEEIVEVNKAPMQLTSLSYYKDNRFLPQVKKDLKHSIENHDKLNDIFNFIVLQSCKSTQQSISPCIPFHYKKDGCYARAHKMRYIIEEIYGYNSEKIFSYDSVTPRNNDAVYKLAVKDGLTCIYWWYHVAPLVKVQENDQIKEYVIDPSIAESPLTKEEWVNSQEEKFCSLNSRVGSTEIRPSYIYFPNGALDENYENTDRTLRKYSRS
- the mobC gene encoding conjugal transfer protein MobC, coding for MQGEDDLRGLAKIMAFMRAVSILLVLAHVYWYCYSFFLDRGWTLELINRILGNFQRTAAIFSNTLYTKVFAILLLGLSCLGTKGVKNAKISRNKIYLALGIGLVLFFMNTFLLNTSLDKSAFFYILTMGLGYISLMMAGLWTSRLLRTNLMQDVFNNENESFQQETKLMENEYSVNLPTRFYYKNKWNYGWINIVNPFRATIVLGTPGSGKSYAIINNYIKQQIEKGFSMYIYDFKFDDLSTIAYNHLLKHHDKYEVKPKFYVINFDNPRKSHRCNPLNPDFMSDISDAYEAAYTIMLNLNRSWIQKQGDFFVESPIILLAAIIWFLKIYDNGRYCTFPHAIELLNKKYADVFTILTSYPELENYLSPFMDAWQSGAQDQLQGQIASAKIPLSRMISPSLYWVMTGDDFSLDINNPKEPKILCVGNNPDRQNIYSAALGLYNSRIVKLINKKGQLKSSVIIDELPTIYFRGLDNLIATARSNKVAVCLGFQDYSQLTRDYGDKESKVIQNTVGNIFSGQVVGETAKNLSERFGKVLQKRQSLSINRNDTSTSISTQLDSLIPGSKISTLTQGVFVGAVSDNFDQRIEQKIFHAEIVVDNEKVAAETKAYQRIPEILCFKDNNGQDNMKQEIDANYKQIKRDIVLIIEGELERIKNDPYLQHLVQKVTPKEVK
- the mobB gene encoding conjugal transfer protein MobB; translated protein: MIAKIGRGSNLYGALTYNQLKVENENGQIIFTNKIIENADGYYSVAQLTQSFAPYLIANRNTEKHTLHISLNPHPDDKVSDEKFREMAEQYMREMGYGQQPFVVFKHTDIDRSHIHIVSVCVDEQGKKISDKFEKMRSMNVCRELERKYGLIAATDKEHRENNKIFRPVNYKAGDVKSQIASVVRHFPNYYKFQTLGEYNALLSLFNIATEKVEGELQGQLRHGLLYIPLNEKSERAGHPFKASLFGKDAGLPALELHFAKCKTDLKDLPTQKILQSAVTIALKSTTDELAFKKYLAQQGINVVVRRNDTGRIYGMTFIDHNSKTVWNGSRLSKELSANIFNDYWNNNIKPKINVPVELQPKISTSNDADLPAEEPHPYFDFLNDEKHEDGLIEALGGLLPKEQGEDYGEQDFANKLKKKSKRKNK
- the mobA gene encoding conjugal transfer protein MobA, with the translated sequence MSENNNKKRNKGGRTPKNDPSIYRHVFRLNEQENAKLLSLFEASQMTNKAKFIISQLFGKEIKTVKIDKGAIDFYMRLTTFYSQFRLVGVNYNQIVKLLYRHFSEKKAAAYLYKLEKQTAEMASLCQKIIELSHEFEAKYLKK